Sequence from the Sanguibacter keddieii DSM 10542 genome:
AAGTGACGCGAGCTCACCGAGCGCACCCGTGGGGCTGGCGGGTCCAGAGCCGCCGGCTGGCCGATCATCGACATAGGTCGGCACGGTATCCCATTGAGGCCATGATGAGGTAAGCCTAAGGTAACTCGCATGCCTCCCCGTCGCGTGGACCCGTCGCGCCCGCAGAGATCCCCCGTACCCGACGCCTCGGGATGGTCCGCCGCCCGGCTCGTCCGCTACTCGCTCCTCGGGGCACGCCGAGGCCGGCTTCTGGGGGTCGGGAGCGTCGGCCTCATGCTGCACCAGGTGAGCGAGGCCCTCGTCCCGGTGGTCGTCGGCGCCGTGGTCGACCAGGCGATCGTCCCGCGGGACGGCGGTGCGCTGGTCCGCTGGCTCGGTCTGCTCGTCGTCGTGTTCACCGTCCTGACCCTCGCCTGGCGCACCGGGATGCTCGCGACCATGCGCGTGTACGCCTACGGGCAGCACGACCTGCGCGACCTCGTCGTCCACCGGACCCTGGACCCGCGCGGCGCCGTCGCGCCCCGCGCCCCGGGCGAGGTGCTGAGCATCGCGACCTCGGACACCTCTCGGGTGGCGGGGACCGCGTGGATGGTCGCCGAGTGCCTCGGCGCCGTCGCCGCGGTGGTCACCGTGGCCGTGTCGCTGCTGCTGGTGTCGGTGCCCCTCGGCCTCGCCGTGCTGGTGGCGACACCGCTCGTCCTCGTGGTGATGCACCGGCTGTCCGTCCCGCTCGAGAGCCGCAGCGCCCGCGAGCAGGAGGCCGCCGCGCGCGCCGGGACCCTCGCGACCGACTCGATGACAGGGCTGCGGGTCCTCAAGGGACTCGGCGCCGAGGACGCCGCGGTCGCCCGCTACCGCGCGGCGAGCAGGGGCTCGCTCACCGCCGCGCTGCGCGCTGCCCGCGCCAAGGCCGCCTACACGTCGCTCAGCGCCGCGCTCTCCTCGGTGTTCCTCGCCGGGATCGCCCTCGCTGCCGGGTGGATGGCGCTGCGCGGTTCGATCACCACGGGCGAGCTCGTCATGGTGGTGGGGCTCGCCCAGCTCGTCCAGAACCCCATGTCCGCCCTCGGGTTCCTCGGGGTCGACCTCGCGCAGCGGCGCGCGTCCGCCCAGCGGCTGCGCGCCCTCCTGGCCGACCCGCACCTGCTGCTCGACGGCGGCGACGGCACGCCTGCCTCCCCAGACGGCGCGCCGGGACCGGCGGAGGTCCTGATCAGCGTCCGCGGGACCCGGACGGTGGCGCGCGCAGCCGTGCCGAGCACCGAGGGCACCGCAGACGACAACGCCGTGGACTCCGGAGACACCGTGGACTCTGCCGAGGTCCCGCTCCGGCCCGGCGACGTCGTCGGCGTGGTCGCGCACGACCACGCCTCCGCGCAGCACCTGGTCGACGCGCTGGGGCTGCGCGCCGTGCCGGTCGCCGGGCTGGCGTCCGTCCGCGGCACCGACCTCGCCGACGCGGACCCGTCGACCGTCCGCACGACGGTCTTCGCCGCCGAGCACGACGCGGCCGTCCTCGCCGGCACGGTCCGGGACGTCGTCCGGTCGACCGGGTCGGACGCCGCCGCGACCGGCACCGGCGCTGCCGGCACAGGCTCAGCCTCTGGGGCGACCAGCCTCGACGAGCGTGTCGTGGCCACCTCCGGCCTCGCCGAGGTGCTCACCCACCTGCCCACCGGGCTGGACAGCCCTGTCAGCCCGCGCGGCCACAACCTCTCGGGCGGGCAGCGTCAGCGCCTGGTGCTGGCGCGCGCGCTGCACCGGCCCGAGCCGGTCCTCGTGCTGCACGACCCGACGACGGCGGTCGACTCGGTCACCGAGGCGGCGATCGCCGCCGGCCTGCGGGACTTCCCCGACAAGGCGGTGCTGGTCGTCACCACCAGCCCGGCGCTGCTCGCCGCCTGCGACACCGTCGTGCACCTGGGGCCGGTCGCGCCCCCGGACGCTGCCGACGACGCCGCCCCCCGACCCGACCGCAGCACCGACCTCGAGGTGGTCGCATGAGCACCGGGACCGCACCAGGACCGACCAGCGCCGCGCCGCACCCCGCCGTACCCCAGTCCGCCGCCACCCACTCCCCGCTGCCGGTCGCGACGACCCGGCAGACCCGGCGGGCCATGTGGCAGCTGCTGCGCGTCCGTCGGGCCCGGCTCGCAGCGACCTCTGCCGTGCTGCTGCTCGCCGCCGTGTGCGGGCTGGCGACCCCCGCGCTGCTGGGGGTGCTCGTGGACCACGTCGTCGA
This genomic interval carries:
- a CDS encoding ABC transporter transmembrane domain-containing protein — protein: MPPRRVDPSRPQRSPVPDASGWSAARLVRYSLLGARRGRLLGVGSVGLMLHQVSEALVPVVVGAVVDQAIVPRDGGALVRWLGLLVVVFTVLTLAWRTGMLATMRVYAYGQHDLRDLVVHRTLDPRGAVAPRAPGEVLSIATSDTSRVAGTAWMVAECLGAVAAVVTVAVSLLLVSVPLGLAVLVATPLVLVVMHRLSVPLESRSAREQEAAARAGTLATDSMTGLRVLKGLGAEDAAVARYRAASRGSLTAALRAARAKAAYTSLSAALSSVFLAGIALAAGWMALRGSITTGELVMVVGLAQLVQNPMSALGFLGVDLAQRRASAQRLRALLADPHLLLDGGDGTPASPDGAPGPAEVLISVRGTRTVARAAVPSTEGTADDNAVDSGDTVDSAEVPLRPGDVVGVVAHDHASAQHLVDALGLRAVPVAGLASVRGTDLADADPSTVRTTVFAAEHDAAVLAGTVRDVVRSTGSDAAATGTGAAGTGSASGATSLDERVVATSGLAEVLTHLPTGLDSPVSPRGHNLSGGQRQRLVLARALHRPEPVLVLHDPTTAVDSVTEAAIAAGLRDFPDKAVLVVTTSPALLAACDTVVHLGPVAPPDAADDAAPRPDRSTDLEVVA